A window of the Streptomyces sp. JB150 genome harbors these coding sequences:
- a CDS encoding sodium:solute symporter, giving the protein MAVDYIVIVVYLAGMLAMGWWGMRRARSKSEFLVAGRRLGPAMYSGTMAAIVLGGASTIGGVGLGYQYGLSGAWMVLTIGLGLLALSVFFSARIARLKVYTVSEMLDLRYGGRAGVISGVVMWAYTLMLAVTSTIAYATIFDVLFDVNRTLAIVLGGSIVVAYSTLGGMWSITLTDMVQFVVKTVGVLLLLLPIAVVKAGGFAEMRAQLPTDYFDPLGIGGETIFTYVLIYTFGMLIGQDIWQRVFTARSDRTARWGGTVAGTYCLAYAVGGAVIGTAAKVLYPDLASADDAFATIVRDELPTGVRGLVLAAALAAVMSTSSGALIACATVANNDIWARLRGAVRSAGEEHDEVKGNRAFILLMGVAVILTAIALNDVVEALTVAYNLLVGGLLVPILGGLLWRRGTAAGALASVAAGGLAVTGLMAAYGILANQPVYYGLASSLAAYVVVSLATKPTDEAVLAAWRDRLAGRAAPEPTASEPTASERTDDNRTRVRSSGDSTVESYTGQ; this is encoded by the coding sequence ATGGCCGTCGACTACATCGTGATCGTCGTCTATCTGGCCGGGATGCTGGCCATGGGCTGGTGGGGCATGCGCCGCGCCCGGTCCAAGAGCGAGTTCCTGGTGGCGGGCCGCCGGCTCGGCCCGGCCATGTACTCCGGCACCATGGCGGCGATCGTCCTCGGCGGCGCCTCCACCATCGGCGGGGTGGGCCTCGGCTACCAGTACGGCCTCTCCGGCGCGTGGATGGTCCTCACCATCGGGCTCGGGCTGCTCGCCCTGTCCGTCTTCTTCTCCGCGCGGATCGCCCGCCTGAAGGTCTACACCGTCTCCGAGATGCTCGACCTGCGCTACGGCGGCCGGGCCGGGGTGATCTCCGGTGTCGTCATGTGGGCGTACACCCTCATGCTCGCGGTCACGTCCACGATCGCCTACGCCACGATCTTCGACGTCCTCTTCGACGTGAACCGCACCCTCGCGATCGTCCTCGGCGGCTCGATCGTCGTCGCGTACTCCACCCTGGGCGGCATGTGGTCGATCACGCTCACCGACATGGTGCAGTTCGTGGTGAAGACCGTCGGCGTACTGCTCCTGCTCCTGCCCATCGCCGTCGTCAAGGCGGGCGGCTTCGCCGAGATGAGGGCCCAGCTGCCCACCGACTACTTCGACCCGCTGGGCATCGGCGGCGAGACGATCTTCACGTACGTGCTGATCTACACCTTCGGCATGCTCATCGGCCAGGACATCTGGCAGCGGGTCTTCACCGCCCGCAGCGACCGCACCGCCCGGTGGGGCGGCACCGTCGCGGGCACCTACTGCCTGGCGTACGCCGTGGGCGGCGCGGTCATCGGTACGGCGGCCAAGGTGCTGTACCCGGACCTCGCGAGCGCCGACGACGCCTTCGCCACCATCGTCCGGGACGAGCTGCCGACGGGCGTGCGCGGGCTGGTGCTCGCCGCCGCGCTGGCCGCCGTGATGTCGACGTCCTCCGGGGCCCTCATCGCCTGCGCGACCGTCGCCAACAACGACATCTGGGCGCGGCTGCGGGGGGCCGTGCGGTCGGCGGGCGAGGAGCACGACGAGGTCAAGGGCAACCGGGCCTTCATCCTCCTCATGGGCGTCGCCGTGATCCTCACCGCGATCGCGCTCAACGACGTCGTCGAGGCGCTGACCGTGGCGTACAACCTGCTCGTCGGCGGGCTGCTGGTGCCGATCCTCGGCGGGCTGCTGTGGCGGCGCGGCACCGCGGCGGGCGCGCTCGCCTCCGTCGCCGCCGGCGGCCTCGCCGTCACCGGCCTGATGGCGGCCTACGGCATCCTCGCCAACCAGCCCGTCTACTACGGCCTTGCCTCCTCCCTCGCCGCCTACGTCGTCGTCTCCCTGGCGACGAAGCCGACCGACGAGGCGGTGCTCGCCGCCTGGCGCGACCGGCTCGCCGGCCGGGCGGCTCCCGAACCCAC
- a CDS encoding PucR family transcriptional regulator: MPDTPPPVPPTPPIPLSALLAREDLALRQIAGPPAADVSVHSAHTSEMSDPYPYILGGELLLTAGVHIPQAAGSDGGASGPSGAGGSAGYFDAYVSRLVEAGGAALGFGLAPVHDTVPRALVAACETYGLPLLEVPPQTTFSGVARAVWQLMAQARLAELRRVTEAQQSLAAAAARPDPVPSVLRRLAQRVAGRAVLYGPEGTEIAAAGRAPDEAALTALADLVHVLTARASATTATDTVAGTHLAVYALGTGQGFVLGVASPHRDPGDHTIASVAAVLLALLTGGHQSGTGAARSSALVRLLLGAPPEEVAPLLGATDHWLVVHAVPQAGAAPDPVAAAALGTALGSPLVDTAGDVVRVLLPAGHTPAPPPGWTLGVSAPAGPDALADADTQAARALSRARATRTPVVHHNPRPTLTDLVPPAEAAAHARALLAPLAPPLPETLRTWLSLHGSWDRTAVALSVHRNTVRQRIARCAALLGADLDDPDVRMELWFALRQV, encoded by the coding sequence ATGCCCGACACGCCGCCGCCCGTTCCCCCCACCCCGCCGATCCCGCTCTCCGCCCTTCTCGCGCGCGAGGACCTGGCCCTGCGCCAGATCGCCGGGCCGCCGGCCGCGGACGTCTCGGTCCACTCCGCGCACACCTCGGAGATGTCCGACCCCTACCCGTACATCCTGGGCGGCGAGCTGCTGCTGACGGCGGGCGTGCACATCCCGCAGGCGGCGGGCTCGGACGGGGGGGCCTCGGGCCCGAGCGGAGCCGGGGGTTCGGCGGGCTACTTCGACGCGTACGTCTCACGTCTGGTCGAGGCCGGCGGCGCGGCGCTGGGCTTCGGCCTCGCCCCGGTGCACGACACGGTCCCACGCGCCCTGGTCGCCGCCTGCGAGACGTACGGCCTGCCCCTCCTGGAGGTGCCCCCGCAGACCACCTTCTCCGGTGTCGCCCGCGCCGTCTGGCAGCTGATGGCCCAGGCCCGCCTGGCGGAACTGCGCCGGGTGACCGAGGCCCAGCAGAGCCTCGCCGCCGCGGCGGCCCGCCCGGACCCGGTCCCGTCGGTCCTGCGCCGGCTGGCCCAGCGGGTCGCGGGCAGGGCGGTGCTGTACGGCCCGGAGGGGACGGAGATCGCGGCGGCGGGCCGGGCCCCGGACGAGGCGGCGCTGACGGCCCTCGCCGACCTGGTCCACGTCCTGACCGCGCGCGCCTCCGCCACCACCGCCACCGACACCGTCGCGGGCACCCATCTCGCGGTCTACGCCCTGGGCACCGGCCAGGGCTTCGTCCTCGGCGTGGCCTCCCCGCACCGGGACCCCGGCGACCACACCATCGCGTCCGTCGCCGCCGTCCTCCTCGCCCTCCTCACCGGCGGGCACCAGAGCGGCACCGGCGCCGCCCGCTCCTCCGCCCTGGTCCGGCTGCTCCTGGGCGCCCCGCCCGAGGAGGTCGCGCCCCTCCTCGGCGCGACGGACCACTGGCTCGTCGTCCACGCGGTCCCGCAGGCCGGGGCCGCCCCCGACCCGGTCGCGGCCGCCGCCCTGGGCACGGCGCTGGGCTCCCCCCTGGTCGACACCGCGGGCGACGTCGTCCGCGTCCTCCTGCCCGCCGGGCACACCCCCGCCCCGCCCCCCGGCTGGACCCTCGGCGTCAGCGCCCCCGCCGGCCCGGACGCCCTGGCCGACGCGGACACCCAGGCGGCCCGCGCCCTCTCCCGCGCCCGCGCCACCCGCACCCCGGTGGTGCACCACAACCCGCGCCCCACCCTGACGGACCTGGTCCCCCCAGCCGAGGCCGCCGCCCACGCCCGCGCCCTCCTGGCCCCCCTCGCCCCGCCCCTGCCCGAGACCCTGCGCACCTGGCTCTCCCTGCACGGCAGCTGGGACCGCACCGCGGTCGCCCTCTCCGTCCACCGCAACACCGTCCGCCAGCGCATCGCGCGGTGCGCGGCGCTGCTGGGGGCGGACCTGGACGATCCGGATGTGCGCATGGAGTTGTGGTTCGCGTTGCGGCAGGTGTAG
- a CDS encoding phosphatase — translation MPIPGTPSRAELVDHLVRTRIAGDVATPRENNLSHYRQLANGNRHYWLGLELGERWSDEQDVLAVMAERAGVNDDPEYRYGQDTIDPELTVSGLERMAARLRKAADGRQRVLFATGHPGGLLDVHRATAAALRAAGCEIVVIPDGLQTDEGYVMQFADVAVLEHGATLWHTHSGEPMKAILTGLEREGRPLPDLVVADHGWAGYAGQHGVDSVGYADCNDPALFLAEAEGTVQVTVPLDDHVVSPRYYDPMTAYLLAEAGLA, via the coding sequence ATGCCGATACCCGGGACCCCCAGCCGCGCCGAACTCGTCGACCATCTCGTGAGGACCCGTATCGCGGGGGACGTCGCCACGCCCCGTGAGAACAACCTCTCGCACTACCGCCAGCTGGCGAACGGCAACCGCCACTACTGGCTCGGCCTGGAGCTGGGTGAGCGCTGGAGCGACGAGCAGGACGTGCTCGCGGTGATGGCGGAGCGGGCCGGGGTGAACGACGACCCGGAGTACCGGTACGGCCAGGACACCATCGACCCGGAGCTGACCGTCTCCGGGCTGGAGCGGATGGCGGCGCGGCTGCGCAAGGCGGCCGACGGGCGGCAGCGCGTGCTGTTCGCGACCGGTCACCCGGGCGGGCTGCTCGACGTGCACCGGGCGACGGCCGCCGCGCTGCGGGCCGCGGGCTGCGAGATCGTCGTCATCCCGGACGGCCTCCAGACGGACGAGGGCTACGTCATGCAGTTCGCGGACGTGGCGGTGCTGGAGCACGGGGCGACCCTGTGGCACACCCACTCCGGCGAACCGATGAAGGCCATCCTGACCGGGCTGGAGCGCGAGGGCCGTCCACTGCCCGACCTGGTCGTCGCCGACCACGGCTGGGCGGGGTACGCCGGGCAGCACGGGGTGGACTCGGTGGGCTACGCCGACTGCAACGACCCGGCGCTGTTCCTCGCCGAGGCGGAGGGCACCGTCCAGGTGACGGTGCCGCTCGACGACCACGTGGTCAGTCCTCGGTACTACGATCCGATGACGGCGTACCTCCTGGCGGAGGCGGGGCTGGCATAG
- a CDS encoding acyl-CoA thioesterase II, protein MSQALEDLLDLLDLEQIEENIFRGRSRSAVVPRVFGGQVAAQALVAAGRTVPADRTPHSLHAYFLRTGDPGAPIVYTVDRLRDGRSFTTRRVVAVQHGKPIFGLSASFQTDEEGLDHQAPMPPAPDPATLPTGEDRLRGYPHLDPEVVERFIEARAAVDLRYVDDPPFGHYGAPREPRSQVWFRTNGKLADDPLLHVALATYVSDMTLLDSVLLAHGRGGWAVGDVVGASLDHAMWFHRPFRADEWLLYDQESPSAYGGRGLGQARIYTRDGRLAISVIQEGVVRVPR, encoded by the coding sequence ATGAGTCAGGCACTCGAAGACCTCCTCGATCTGCTCGACCTCGAACAGATCGAGGAGAACATCTTCCGCGGCCGCTCCCGGTCCGCCGTCGTCCCCCGGGTCTTCGGCGGACAGGTCGCGGCACAGGCGCTGGTCGCCGCGGGCCGTACGGTCCCCGCGGACCGCACGCCCCACTCCCTGCACGCGTACTTCCTGCGCACCGGCGACCCCGGCGCGCCCATCGTGTACACGGTCGACCGCCTGCGCGACGGCCGTTCCTTCACCACGCGCCGCGTCGTCGCGGTCCAGCACGGCAAGCCGATCTTCGGCCTGTCCGCCTCCTTCCAGACGGACGAGGAGGGCCTGGACCACCAGGCGCCGATGCCGCCCGCCCCCGACCCGGCGACCCTGCCGACCGGCGAGGACCGGCTGCGCGGCTACCCGCACCTCGACCCGGAGGTCGTGGAGCGGTTCATCGAGGCGCGAGCCGCGGTCGACCTGCGCTACGTCGACGACCCGCCGTTCGGCCACTACGGCGCCCCGCGCGAGCCCCGCTCCCAGGTGTGGTTCCGCACCAACGGCAAGCTCGCCGACGACCCCCTGCTGCACGTCGCGCTGGCCACCTACGTCTCGGACATGACGCTCCTCGACTCGGTCCTGCTCGCGCACGGCCGCGGCGGCTGGGCCGTCGGCGACGTGGTCGGCGCCTCGCTGGACCACGCGATGTGGTTCCACCGCCCGTTCCGCGCCGACGAGTGGCTGCTGTACGACCAGGAGTCCCCGTCGGCGTACGGCGGGCGCGGCCTCGGCCAGGCCCGCATCTACACCCGGGACGGCCGGCTCGCCATTTCCGTGATCCAGGAGGGCGTGGTCCGGGTCCCCCGGTGA
- a CDS encoding acyl-CoA dehydrogenase family protein produces MRRTVFNEDHEAFRETLRAFIEAEVVPVYDEWFQAGQAPREFYYKLAELGLFGINVPEEYGGAGLETHKFEAIQYEETARAGVTFGGSGVHVLLALPYIKMLATDEQKKRYLPKFVSGEEMWAIAMTEPGTGSDLAGMKTTAKLSEDGTHYVLNGAKTFITGGVHADKVIVCARTAPPTAEDRRHGISLFAVDTKSEGYSVGRKLDKLGLKVSDTAELAFVDVKVPVEDLLGEENKGFSYLGANLPSERWGIAFGAYAQAKAAVRFAKQYVQERTVFGKPVAAFQNTKFELAACQAEVDAAEAVADRALEALDAGELTPAEAASAKLFCTEVAHRVIDRCLQLHGGYGYMNEYPIARLYADNRVNRIYGGTSEIMKTIIAKDMGL; encoded by the coding sequence GTGCGCCGTACGGTGTTCAACGAGGATCACGAGGCGTTCCGGGAGACCCTGCGCGCCTTCATCGAGGCCGAGGTCGTCCCGGTCTACGACGAGTGGTTCCAGGCCGGCCAGGCGCCGCGCGAGTTCTACTACAAGCTCGCCGAGCTGGGCCTGTTCGGCATCAACGTGCCGGAGGAGTACGGCGGCGCCGGTCTGGAGACGCACAAGTTCGAGGCGATCCAGTACGAGGAGACCGCCCGCGCGGGCGTCACCTTCGGCGGCTCCGGCGTGCACGTGCTGCTCGCGCTGCCGTACATCAAGATGCTCGCCACCGACGAGCAGAAGAAGCGTTACCTGCCCAAGTTCGTCTCCGGCGAGGAGATGTGGGCCATCGCCATGACCGAGCCGGGCACGGGCTCGGACCTGGCCGGCATGAAGACCACCGCCAAGCTCAGCGAGGACGGCACGCACTACGTCCTCAACGGCGCCAAGACCTTCATCACCGGCGGCGTCCACGCCGACAAGGTGATCGTCTGCGCCCGCACCGCCCCGCCCACCGCAGAGGACCGCCGCCACGGCATCTCCCTCTTCGCCGTGGACACCAAGTCCGAGGGCTACTCCGTCGGCCGCAAGCTGGACAAGCTGGGCCTGAAGGTCTCCGACACCGCCGAGCTGGCGTTCGTCGACGTGAAGGTCCCGGTCGAGGACCTGCTCGGCGAGGAGAACAAGGGCTTCTCCTACCTCGGCGCCAACCTGCCCTCCGAGCGCTGGGGCATCGCCTTCGGCGCGTACGCGCAGGCCAAGGCCGCCGTCCGGTTCGCCAAGCAGTACGTGCAGGAGCGGACCGTGTTCGGCAAGCCCGTCGCCGCCTTCCAGAACACCAAGTTCGAACTGGCCGCCTGCCAGGCCGAGGTGGACGCGGCCGAGGCCGTCGCCGACCGGGCACTGGAAGCCCTCGACGCCGGCGAGCTGACCCCCGCCGAGGCCGCCTCCGCGAAGCTGTTCTGCACCGAGGTCGCGCACCGCGTGATCGACCGCTGCCTCCAGCTGCACGGCGGCTACGGCTACATGAACGAGTACCCGATCGCCCGCCTGTACGCCGACAACCGCGTCAACCGCATCTACGGCGGCACCAGCGAGATCATGAAGACGATCATCGCCAAGGACATGGGGCTGTAA
- a CDS encoding TetR/AcrR family transcriptional regulator, whose product MATRTDAPTRREQILKEAARLFAERGFHGVGVDEIGAAVGISGPGLYRHFAGKDAMLAELLVGISGQLLTGARQRLKEAEGAGGADGAAPETVLDSLIEGHIDFALDDRPLITLHDRELDRLRESDRKLVRQLQRQYVELWVDVLRKVYPALAEPAARSAVHSVFGLLNSTPHLGRRGSLPGRGATAELLHRMARGAFAAAGANAAAR is encoded by the coding sequence ATGGCCACGAGAACCGACGCCCCCACCCGCCGCGAGCAGATCCTCAAGGAGGCCGCCCGGCTCTTCGCCGAGCGCGGCTTCCACGGCGTCGGCGTGGACGAGATAGGCGCCGCGGTCGGCATCAGCGGTCCCGGGCTCTACCGCCACTTCGCGGGCAAGGACGCGATGCTCGCCGAGCTGCTGGTCGGCATCTCCGGCCAGCTCCTGACCGGGGCGAGGCAGCGCCTGAAGGAGGCGGAGGGCGCCGGGGGAGCCGACGGGGCGGCCCCGGAGACGGTCCTCGACTCGCTCATCGAGGGCCACATCGACTTCGCGCTCGACGACCGTCCCCTCATCACCCTGCACGACCGCGAGCTGGACCGCCTCCGGGAGAGCGACCGCAAGCTGGTGCGCCAGCTCCAGCGGCAGTACGTCGAACTGTGGGTGGACGTCCTGCGCAAGGTCTACCCCGCCCTCGCCGAACCGGCGGCCCGCTCGGCCGTCCACTCCGTCTTCGGCCTGCTGAACTCCACCCCCCACCTGGGCCGCCGCGGCTCCCTGCCGGGCCGCGGGGCCACGGCGGAGCTGCTGCACCGGATGGCACGGGGGGCGTTCGCGGCGGCGGGGGCCAACGCCGCCGCGCGGTGA
- a CDS encoding carboxyl transferase domain-containing protein: MDQAPELTTAADPASEAWQANEAAHLALVEELRGKLAAARLGGGEKARARHTARGKLLPRDRVDTLLDPGSPFLELAPLAADGMYDGQAPAAGVIAGIGRVSGRECVIVANDATVKGGTYYPMTVKKHLRAQEVALENRLPCLYLVDSGGAFLPMQDEVFPDRDHFGRIFYNQARMSGAGIPQIAAVLGSCTAGGAYVPAMSDEAVIVRNQGTIFLGGPPLVKAATGEVVTAEELGGGEVHSRISGVTDHLAEDDAHALRIVRNIVATLPERRGVPWEVRPAVEPKVDPYGLYGAVPADPRTPYDVREIIARVVDGSRFAEFKSEFGQTLVTGFARIHGHPVGIVANNGILFAESAQKGAHFIELCDQRGIPLVFLQNISGFMVGKDYEAGGIAKHGAKMVTAVACTRVPKLTVVVGGSYGAGNYSMCGRAYSPRFLWMWPNAKISVMGGEQAASVLATVKRDQLQARGEEWPAEEEEAFKAPIRAQYERQGNAYYATARLWDDGVIDPLETRQVLGLALTACANAPLGEPQFGVFRM, from the coding sequence ATGGACCAGGCACCGGAGCTGACGACCGCGGCGGATCCCGCGTCGGAGGCCTGGCAGGCCAACGAGGCGGCGCATCTCGCGCTGGTCGAGGAGCTGCGCGGCAAGCTGGCCGCCGCCCGGCTCGGGGGTGGTGAGAAGGCGCGCGCCCGGCACACCGCGCGCGGCAAGCTGCTGCCGCGCGACCGCGTGGACACGCTGCTCGACCCGGGTTCGCCCTTCCTTGAGCTGGCCCCGCTGGCGGCGGACGGGATGTACGACGGGCAGGCGCCGGCCGCGGGGGTGATCGCGGGGATCGGCCGGGTCAGCGGACGCGAGTGCGTGATCGTCGCCAACGACGCCACCGTCAAGGGCGGGACGTACTACCCGATGACGGTGAAGAAGCACCTGCGCGCCCAGGAAGTCGCCCTGGAGAACCGGCTGCCCTGCCTCTATCTCGTGGACTCCGGCGGCGCCTTCCTGCCGATGCAGGACGAGGTGTTCCCGGACCGCGACCACTTCGGGCGGATCTTCTACAACCAGGCCCGGATGTCGGGCGCCGGCATCCCGCAGATCGCCGCCGTGCTCGGCTCCTGCACGGCCGGCGGCGCCTACGTGCCCGCGATGAGCGACGAGGCCGTGATCGTGCGCAACCAGGGCACGATCTTCCTCGGCGGCCCCCCGCTGGTGAAGGCCGCGACCGGCGAGGTCGTCACCGCCGAGGAGCTGGGCGGCGGCGAGGTGCACTCCCGGATCTCCGGTGTCACGGACCACCTCGCCGAGGACGACGCGCACGCCCTGCGCATCGTGCGGAACATCGTCGCCACCCTGCCGGAGCGCCGGGGCGTCCCGTGGGAGGTGCGGCCCGCCGTCGAGCCCAAGGTCGACCCGTACGGGCTGTACGGGGCGGTCCCCGCCGACCCGCGCACCCCGTACGACGTCCGGGAGATCATCGCCCGCGTCGTCGACGGCTCGCGGTTCGCCGAGTTCAAGTCCGAGTTCGGGCAGACCCTGGTCACCGGCTTCGCCCGGATCCACGGCCACCCGGTCGGCATCGTCGCCAACAACGGCATCCTGTTCGCCGAGTCCGCCCAGAAGGGCGCCCACTTCATCGAGCTGTGCGACCAGCGCGGCATCCCGCTGGTGTTCCTGCAGAACATCTCCGGCTTCATGGTCGGCAAGGACTACGAGGCGGGCGGCATCGCCAAGCACGGCGCCAAGATGGTCACCGCGGTCGCCTGCACGCGGGTGCCGAAGCTGACCGTGGTGGTCGGCGGGTCGTACGGCGCGGGGAACTACTCGATGTGCGGCCGGGCGTACTCGCCGCGCTTCCTGTGGATGTGGCCCAACGCCAAGATCTCCGTCATGGGCGGCGAGCAGGCCGCCTCCGTCCTCGCCACCGTCAAGCGGGACCAGCTCCAGGCCCGCGGCGAGGAGTGGCCGGCCGAGGAGGAAGAGGCCTTCAAGGCCCCGATCCGCGCGCAGTACGAACGGCAGGGGAATGCCTACTACGCCACCGCCCGCCTGTGGGACGACGGCGTCATCGACCCGCTGGAGACCCGGCAGGTGCTGGGCCTGGCCCTGACGGCCTGCGCGAACGCCCCGCTGGGCGAGCCGCAGTTCGGCGTCTTCCGGATGTGA
- a CDS encoding biotin carboxylase N-terminal domain-containing protein, with the protein MFDTVLVANRGEIAVRVIRTLRALGVRSVAVFSDADADAKHVREADTAVRIGPPPAAESYLSVERLLEAAARTGAQAVHPGYGFLAENAAFARACADAGLVFIGPPADAIALMGDKIRAKETVRAAGVPVVPGGRDPQLAEAARELGAPVLLKPSAGGGGKGMRLVRDLDRLDDEIAAARREARASFGDDTLLVERWIDRPRHIEIQVLADAHGNVLHLGERECSLQRRHQKIIEEAPSVLLDEATRAAMGEAAVQAARSCGYVGAGTVEFIVPGGDPSQYYFMEMNTRLQVEHPVTELVTGLDLVEWQLRVAAGEKLPYGQEDIRLTGHAVEARICAEDPARGFLPSGGTVLRLREPEGDGVRTDSGLTEGTEVGSLYDPMLSKVIAYGPDRATALRRLRAALAGTVTLGVQTNAGFLRRLLAHPAVVGGDLDTGLVERVVDDLVSTEVPEEVYEAAAAVRLDALRPRQEGGWTDPFSVPSGWRLGGEHRPVAFPLRVPGTDPVTHACRGAHTVTEDRVHVTLDGIRHTFHRAGDWLGREGDAWQVRDHDPVAASLDRAAHAGADSLTAPMPGTVTVVKVAVGDEVTAGQSLLVVEAMKMEHVISAPHAGTVAELDVTPGTTVAMDQVLAVITPHEDASASAGASKEAAR; encoded by the coding sequence ATGTTCGACACCGTTCTCGTGGCCAACCGCGGCGAGATCGCCGTGCGGGTCATCCGTACACTGCGCGCGCTCGGCGTGCGCTCCGTGGCCGTCTTCTCCGACGCCGACGCCGACGCCAAGCACGTGCGCGAGGCCGACACGGCGGTGCGGATCGGCCCGCCGCCGGCCGCCGAGTCCTATCTCTCGGTGGAGCGGCTGCTCGAGGCCGCGGCCCGCACCGGCGCGCAGGCCGTCCATCCGGGGTACGGCTTCCTCGCCGAGAACGCCGCCTTCGCGCGCGCCTGCGCCGACGCGGGGCTGGTGTTCATCGGACCGCCCGCCGACGCCATCGCCCTCATGGGCGACAAGATCCGCGCCAAGGAGACCGTCCGTGCGGCCGGGGTGCCGGTGGTGCCCGGCGGCCGGGACCCACAGCTGGCCGAGGCGGCCCGTGAGCTGGGCGCGCCGGTGCTGCTGAAGCCGTCCGCGGGCGGCGGCGGCAAGGGCATGCGCCTGGTGCGCGACCTGGACCGGCTGGACGACGAGATCGCCGCCGCCCGCCGCGAGGCCCGCGCCTCCTTCGGCGACGACACGCTGCTGGTGGAGCGGTGGATCGACCGGCCCCGGCACATCGAGATCCAGGTGCTGGCCGACGCCCACGGCAACGTGCTGCACCTCGGCGAGCGCGAGTGCTCCCTGCAGCGCCGCCACCAGAAGATCATCGAGGAGGCGCCGAGCGTGCTCCTCGACGAGGCCACCCGCGCGGCGATGGGCGAGGCGGCGGTGCAGGCGGCCCGCTCCTGCGGGTATGTCGGCGCGGGCACGGTGGAGTTCATCGTCCCGGGCGGCGACCCGTCCCAGTACTACTTCATGGAGATGAACACCCGCCTCCAGGTGGAGCACCCGGTCACCGAGCTGGTCACCGGCCTGGACCTGGTGGAGTGGCAGCTGCGCGTCGCCGCCGGCGAGAAGCTGCCGTACGGGCAGGAGGACATCCGGCTCACCGGGCACGCCGTCGAGGCCCGGATCTGCGCCGAGGACCCCGCGCGCGGCTTCCTCCCCTCCGGCGGCACGGTGCTGCGGCTGCGCGAGCCCGAGGGCGACGGCGTCCGCACCGACTCGGGGCTCACCGAGGGCACGGAGGTCGGCAGCCTGTACGACCCGATGCTGTCCAAGGTGATCGCGTACGGCCCGGACCGCGCCACCGCCCTGCGCAGGCTGCGCGCGGCCCTCGCCGGGACGGTCACGCTGGGCGTGCAGACCAACGCCGGTTTCCTGCGCCGCCTGCTCGCCCATCCCGCGGTCGTCGGGGGCGACCTGGACACCGGACTGGTGGAGCGGGTCGTGGACGACCTGGTCTCCACGGAGGTGCCGGAGGAGGTGTACGAGGCGGCGGCCGCCGTCCGGCTGGACGCGCTCAGGCCGCGCCAGGAGGGCGGCTGGACGGACCCGTTCTCGGTGCCGAGCGGCTGGCGCCTGGGCGGCGAGCACCGGCCCGTCGCCTTCCCCCTGCGGGTGCCGGGAACCGACCCCGTCACCCACGCCTGCCGGGGCGCGCACACCGTCACCGAGGACCGGGTGCACGTCACCCTCGACGGCATCCGCCACACCTTCCACCGCGCGGGCGACTGGCTGGGCCGTGAGGGCGACGCCTGGCAGGTCCGCGACCACGACCCGGTGGCCGCGTCCCTGGACCGGGCCGCCCACGCCGGCGCCGACTCCCTCACCGCGCCCATGCCCGGCACGGTCACGGTGGTGAAGGTCGCGGTGGGCGACGAGGTGACCGCCGGTCAGAGCCTGCTCGTCGTGGAGGCGATGAAGATGGAGCACGTCATCTCCGCCCCGCACGCGGGCACGGTCGCCGAGCTGGACGTCACGCCCGGCACCACGGTCGCCATGGACCAGGTGCTGGCGGTCATCACCCCGCACGAGGACGCCTCCGCGTCCGCGGGCGCGTCGAAGGAGGCGGCGCGATGA